Sequence from the Hylaeus volcanicus isolate JK05 chromosome 1, UHH_iyHylVolc1.0_haploid, whole genome shotgun sequence genome:
CCGAGCttctttcaagtttttatgATGCTGACTATAAATCTTCATGCTTCGAAAGGggtttgtaacattttttaaaaattaattcatatgCGAGTACATGCTACCGGccataattatttgaaaggtaatatcaataattttgtttactttcagGATTTGTATGCAGTTTATTGTAAATCGAAAGAAGTAATTAATACTCTATGCTGTATAGAAGATATTTACACGTTAATTGAAGGTTTTGTAAATGCTTGTTGTTTTCACTTATGGACAAgcctttataattaataataattacgaattctagaggaaaaaaattcaaaatatgttTACTTATGTACTCATCCAACAGAAGACATAAAACTAGgattatgttatatatttttggaaattatacTTAACctcgttattttatattgatcAGTCTCGACatgtatttctattatacgttatttctaaaaagaagtatatatattttcgtgTTACAAAAATGAGTAATCATCCTTTATTCACTTCATCACATACCATTACTATTGTATAGTTAAAGATTTCTCTTGCTTCTAATCTTATAAAAGAGtaacaataaagaaatcatATACAGACAGTATTTATAACgatatatttacaacaatCAAATTCTTAAactgatatttaattatcagtTTAATTGCCGGTTGCCTgctcgtaggcgcaaacgtgccacctcttcgcacaAATGAAGGGAAGTGTCAcggaaatgaaaggaaattaaagggaaatttgcaaaaaattaGATATTCAAAGTATTGAAATTctcaaaatttattgttaaacaaTACaccatattttcaattatagtcCTACAACTTTCCGCTGTAAATTGGCAACGTAAGATGGCCCACGGGCCTCCCCCCTTGGCTTCATACCGCACCGCGTCCCTTGCTAACCAATGTCCGGTCCCTGTATTCCTATGTCCGTGGAAAATACAAACTTCAAACGACCCGATAAGAGTTTCGTGTCTATGAAATTATTCTGTGGTATAACTAGTCAATGTGATTAaatgtgataaatattttgaatgtaGCGATAAATATCGGAGATTTATTTCCTCTAATAAACTAAAGAATCGTgaatgtgtatatatacgtacGTGTGTAAATTTGTGTTATTTATACCAGTTCTAACCTAAGTTCAATAGTTATTTaccgttaataattttattaagtatttattattttttataattaaatataacatgGTTAATTATGATTGAATGAATTCACAAGGTGGTATGCGTTTACTCAAGCACGAATACAAgcgaaaaaatatacagtgagTACGACATTTGATAGTGATTAATATGATGCGACGTAATTGTTtactttccattttattactggatagaaaattaatatactctCCACGTAAATCAATCTGAACTATAAAATTTGTCTTCCAATTTATGCATTCATTGAATTACAACTCtgacatgtaaatatttttattttatgcattgtatatgtgtatattattattcataaatgtcagaaacgaaatattatataatttttctacaatgaaaatattcccaatttttgtttgcaaattcCTTAGTACTTATTCATTGCATGTagcattttgttttgtttatacattgccatgaataaaaataattatattaatccATAAAAATAGTTgtgatatttgaaataatttcacaataaatacatttatgaaAGAGTTACCAAATTTCTAGATTTAAAGATGCCAGGAGAACCATCTATAAGTACTGGATCTAAGGCATCTGGAAAAATCAAACGTATTTCTATTCCAAGAGTACAAAGCAGTACGGATACAGAACTGCAGTCGCAAAGTGGATCTACACCACTGCAACCAAATGCTCTTCACTATGCTGCTTTTCGTATAGACCCTGATGACAGTGCCCTACCTCCAGCTTTACGATGTCGATTGTTAGACTTGTTTCAGCAGATTGAGAAGGAGTTTGAAGTTCTTTATACGGAGAATTTGGGATGTATGggtttttataatattagtaatacaattatattctcgatttttaataataatattattgaagtatgatatttactttaaaaaatctgtttagagttgattgaaatttataatgtcTTTTTATGCAGTGCAAGAGAAAATAGATACTCTTAATGAGAAACTCGAAAGAGAATGCTATGGTTCTGGAGAACGGAGTTTACCACATGGAGATGTTGCAGACTTCACAGATACAAAAAGTTTTTCGAAGCAAAAATGTAAGGAatctaattattaaaaaatactcaTTATTTTGATGAATTTACTACCtattaattggaatttttattatattatgttgttatataataatatttctttgtttcacAGCTATGGCAGGAAACTCAGCACAAAAGACGAAAACAACttctaataaattgaaagcaCAAACAAGTAAAATAGTTTCTAGTTTTAAAACACCAACAATGACTTGTAGCATGCAAAGAGAATACTCTGGGCATCGAGACGGTGTTTGGGAAGTTTCTGTTGGAAGATTAGGTCAAATTATTGCTACAGCTTCTGCTGATCATGCTGCTAGGGTTTGGGCTGTGGATAGCGGACGTTGCCTTCTGCAATATATTGGTTTGTTTTTCGCAGTTATTTAATTCCGTTTTCacgttatttaatttgttaatagttttaatttaatttttaggtcATTCTGGTTCTGTTAATTCAGTACGTTTTCATCCAACCAAAGAATTGGCTTTAACATCCAGTGGAGATAATTCTGCTCATGTATGGCAAGCGGCTGTTGACTGGGACTTTCCTAAAAGACAAAATTCAGCAGAGGAACTTTCAGCGTTGTCCTCCGATAGAAACGTTAGTGGTGTGATTCCTGTGAACGAGGAACAGGAAGAACCGCCCACTCTGaggtaattatttatgtaactgCGTTACAAGTTTGATCATTGTTAATGGATCTACTTAgtataaaactaaaaattgggcaatatttaaaattttgtttaaaaaaatgttcttggTCACGTCAATTTCGAACATCAAAAAACAGTGAGAAACCCATctgttcttttataaatacaatattctataatcatttgaatttaaaacattACAGAACTCCCGTGCGAGAATTATTAGGGCACACGGGTGTAGTGATGGCCGCAGATTGGTTACCTGACGCAGAACAGGTTGTAACTGCTTCTTGGGATAGAACGGCAAACCTTTATGATGTAGAAACTGGAGAAATTATTCACACATTATGCGGGCACGATCAAGAACTCTCTCATGTTTCTACTCATCATACACAAAGACTTTGCGTCACTTCGAGCAAGGACAGTACTTTTCGTCTATGGGATTTTCGAGAACCCATACATTCAGTTTCTGTTTTTCAAGCACATACTGAGTAAGTTCATGTCCATATTTTGTGTAAATCAAGTATCTAATGTAATAacatgtttgtaatttttattttttcaatgataGGACAGTAACATCCGCGGTTTTTACGCGCGAAGATAAAATCGTTTCAGGCTCTGATGATCGAAGCGTAAAAATATGGGAATTGCGAAACATACGAAGCCCTTTAGCCACGATTCGAGGTGATAGCGCTGCTAACCGACTTGCAGTTTCTAGCACTGGCATCGTCGCAATTCCACACGATAATAGACAAATTAGATTGTTTGACCTTGGCGGTCAACGATTAGCTAGATTACCTAGAACAAGCCGGCAGGTGAGTCTACTTCTCATTTTTGACGTTCAATGTACAGGTTGTAACTAAaactaatacaaaaataacttatataataatgtaataaagtCATTACAACTATTAAAGAAGATTTAAGTATTTTCTTCGCATTTAAGGAATCCTACAGAATTGACTGGCAAATGAGTCGTAGAAAACAgtgtataaattaaagaataaatgctaatattttttgtagagtgataactaaatattattacacgtaGATTATACTTGTCTTTTAATTTCAGGGTCACCGACGTATGGTCTCGTCAGTCGCCTGGGCAGAAGATAGCGGTGTCTGTAATTTGTTCTCCTCTGGCTTTGACAGATTAGTCCTTGGATGGAGTATTGTACATCTTAAGGAATATTGAATGTACacatatacaaatagaaatatttaatataatcaaacattttatttacatagtaTTTTAAACTGAGCGACATTATAAAGAATGAGATTTAGTTACTAGGCTATTTCTAAAGTTCCGAATATTACGGTGGGAAAATTAGACGCATAATTGTAAACTAGAATGGCTATCCCCAAAATGATCGAGGATTCCAGTTTCCCACTGTCCGATACCactgaaattatataaaatatacataagtGAATTGAAGTTGTAAACTCTGTgcagtaaatataataaattatgaatacaTGTTGAactttctatatatttattaattggtcACTTCAAGCGGGCCTGCCTTTCGTCCTTATACTTAAAGAATTGccaaaaaatgatttgttaaATTGTACAATGCCTTACCTGAATAAGTAGTCATTAAGCAAAGAAGTGTGTATCccaaaatgagaaaataatgAGGTGCCGGAAAAATATGTCCCCATGTTATTTCCAATAATCCTAACAATTTGCAGGATCCACCTATTACCAAAGCCTTCCACAGGTGCGTTGTACTATTCTTATTagatttctttggaaaaaaataccATTTGATTTTGGTAAGAAGAATCACGACTATGATGAAAGCACCGAGAGAGAAAGCAGTCTGAAATAGgactaaatagaaattacatCGCCCATCGAAAGTAGGTTGGAATGTCTTGGAAATTTCGGTGTTGCCCTTCGTGGTATCgcataaagaaatatttcgaaaagaTTCAACAAGCCAGATAATTATAACAAGTTTCCAGCAAGACTTCAAATCGCAATTGTAAAGCAAATGTCTGTAGGCTTTTCTTTCaagtaatattaaatcaaCTAGTATTGTTACAGGGTCGTACTCGATGTACTTGTCAGCCAACTCGTCGCATGCATCCTGAAATAATTCATCTAacgtttatatattataaaaaaaaataaaatataatgaataaattaataaattaacgtaataaatagcatacacattttaaaagctttaaaacatttatatagtATCTTCCATAAAGTTCTTCCATTTCAGATCCACAATTCACGCAACGATACATCACCAAACTGTTTATTTCTCCTCGTCAATTTACATCAATAATACGTCGTGattatttaatcgttttcAGAACATGGAAATCGTCTGAAATTAAatgcatttaattttgaatattatgactactttatttttaatattctattccctcgaattataacaaaattaaacctaaTTTGGtctcgatatttattattaaataaaaatgctttaTTACTTATAAAATGTCGAATTTTAAAATGCGCCTGCTTCTTAAACGACACAGTAATTCTTAATtcacgaaattattattaaattgaattaatcagcaaacaaacaaatatgtaAACGTATTGACAAGATTATTCAAAACGcaaattgaacgaatacataaataaataatgttaccGAAATAAAAGACCAAACGGGTATGCATTACCAGTTCTATGAAATTTTTCCAACTTCCATACTaagtatacataattacatGAGTATTACTACTGGAACTTGAAAAGGTGTGTCGACGTGAAAAACTCGTAGttactttgtatatttttttcaagcaCAGTTTCCAGTTTTTCTTGTtgtttaatgataataatacttGGAAGATACGGAAGACTGGGTGTTACGAGTCAATGGAAATTGGCCTAATTATCTCAGGgccagaaaatgaaaaaaatgctCAAAGAGAAAGTACATTTGTTCGGTGAAACTGGGATCAGCGATCCAGTCGACTGAAAGAATTCGTCGAGAACGGAAGCAATGAAGATACATTCTATTACGCTACCAAGCGGGCATTTGATGCCGGCACTTGGCTTTGGTACATGGCaggtaaaattatttattttactattaaccctttgcactcgagccctttttttctggtatctaccagtaactcgagatgtttcttagcgaTCTATTTCCATGAATTACAAGCTATCTACATTTAAGAAGAAGGTCACCTTTAcgacgatcattttatcgacacttcgatcTCCAAAGAAATTAGACCTACAAAgtattaggtattgtagatttgctgcgtgaaacctaatggtgattGACAGTCACCtctggagtgcaaagggtttaCTGGTTTTTTTGTGATTAGTTATATCTAATTCTATTCcctaattttattctattaatctTATTATTGACAAGGGAACATATTCAATGGGCACACGCtgattttgatcaaatttatgtGGGGGAcagtttagaaaaaaattatttgacacatattttttttgatCGGCAAATGTCCATATTGAAAGGGATGAAAACAGTCGGTAAAGTGGGGAAtgaaaacaatgtttttttaaataacttgaaaACAGCTAggacaaacatttttttttaaatgaagcaTTTTTGAGTGAGTAATTCACTCGTGAccagaagaaattgtttatttatttatttaaacaacttattttggaaaatttgttttttgttgttaatttatcttactaaatgttgtttcttattcatgaaaatttatatacgtaAACTACAGGTCAAAATAAGGGATAcatgtttttggaaattttggtTTTCGCTatgtaacaataattatattaaatgcgGAATTTCTTCTTCCGCGCCAAAAATGTgatttctttatcatttttttttttcttaaagtaGTAAAGCCAATGTTTGTGGTTCTAGTGTACAAGCATGAcgctaatattataaaatcaaaattctcTCGTTTTCATGGATTCAAGTAAGTTTTGTAACAAACGTTTTTCTCATTTTGTTTAACAACTAAACTTTAATTGAACCAtttgtatagaaatattaCATTAGATACACTGAAATTTTCTTACGGTcaccatgttttttttaaacattgctTGCAAAACTTTATTTCTACCCTCAAAAATTGGCCTAATACCATTATCGCAATGAACGGCTTGTATGTAGTGttccatttaatttctaacctcatattttgaaacatgttgtaattagaatattttacagttGCGTAGAAGAACTTCATAACATTTTTCGaacatttcgatatatttcttCGAACATTTGATACATTTCACTGGTTGGTAAtctattatttcttcttgacATCTTGTTTACACCTTGCCTATATAATACGTGATATAGATTAGATAGTTGGTGTTGAATTTTTACACTAGAAACGTAAAGAAAAGTCACTATAATGGTTCtagtgattttattaaaataaaaattgttttctacaaaattatttatcaggTTTTGACTGTCGTTATCTAATTGTAGAAtgtcaatattaaaattttcttgtacTCGGTGTTAGTAGTTTCTAGTGGTTAGATCAGTACACTCGCTCGTTGAGCGGCTTAGTGAGTAGTGGCTTTTATGGATGCACCCAAAATGTTAGGTCTGTTTTTCAAACCTATTAGGCGTTCTACAAAAGGTTTCGTTGCGAACCTCTAAGTCTaagttcatgaaaaatatagacaggagaaagtaatgaaatttttatcatcACGACAGAGTTCAACTTTACCGACCAGTATAGGCTATTAATGAGTATCTTCCTAGGATAACTAAAACTTTGTTATCTATTGagataacatttaatattaccaTCATTATATtaagtatgaaatattatataaatattaatgaagagGCGAttataatagataaaatagaGATTGAATAATACTGATGtttgtgaaaataaagaatattattgaatttaattatatacccCATCgttaccggtcggtaaagtgttaaatagCAACTTTTACTGTTATctaagtaaatgaaaaattttgaatataagaAACGGAGAACATAATACgtaatttgtattgtttaaGGCAACTGACGAGGACAGTTTGAAGAAAGCTTTAAACATTGCTTTAGAAGCAGGGTATAGACATATCGACACAGCTCCAGTATATTacaatgagaaaataattggTGAAGTTCTTAAAACATGGATCGATtctggaaaaattaaacgatccgATCTCTTTATCGTCACAAaggtattaataataactgtACATTCTACACTTAAAATgataatcatttaattattagtttaGCTTAATTATCTTCTTAATATCTAACTTATTTCACCAGTAAagtatttaaagtttaatttaaaaaaattatattgcatAATCTTCACTGTTTATgtacaaattgaatttgaaacatttgaaaataatttaaacctTAAAATGGATTTTCGTAGCTTCCACCGTCAGGAAATAGACCAGAAGACGTCGAGAAATGGATAAAGAAATCTCTGCAAGATCTTCAATTAGATTATTTGGACTTATACTTAATTCATACTCCGTTCAGTTTTGTGGATGCTAGAGACGACTATATGCCAAAGGATGAGGagggaaaaatgaaactagaTCCAACTACCGATCACGTGAAAGTATGGGCTGAAATGGAGAAACAAGTGGAATGTGGACGTACTAGAGCGATTGGTCTATCGAACTTTAATACGAGACAGATCGAGCGAATTCAGAAAAgtgctaaaataaaaatttcaatgttacaAGTTGAATTAAACCTCTATTTTCAACAGGACAAATTAGTAAGTCGTCGTGcatttttaatacgaaataGCTAGACATTAGTGTTTAAATCTCTGTCATGATTTAAAGATTAATGTTATATCccaatttacaattaaaattccattcttgacagaaaatatttttgcaggCACAGTTTTGTAAAAAGGAAGGAATTCCTATAACAGCTTATTCGCCACTTGGTTCTCGAGGTCTTGTGAAGATgatgaataaaatagaagagatTCCAGATATGTTAGAGAACGATGTAGTAGTGGAAATAGCAAAAACGTACAAGAAAACACCCGCACAAGTTATACTCAGATACATTCTGCAAAGCGGGTTTGCAGTGATTCCAAAAAGCACGAATCCCCagagaattaaagaaaatattcagttGTTCGATTGGAAACTGAATTCAGaggatttagaaaaattgaaatctctTGATCAAGGGGAGTCTGCCAGAatttgtgatttttctttctttaaaggATGTAGCGAACATCCTGAATTTCCTTTCAAagtatatagaaattaattatatacagatGTAACAAACCATGTGGCACAGTAACATATTCTTAAgcatacaaattacaaaagtaaCTTACGCCTCAAAATCTCTGATTAAATACAAGAGCTATTCTGAAAACTTGTCTTTTATTGTATCGTTTGCGAACAAAATCTGATACGCGTACAATACAACTTAAATATTATGATACatgaacttgaattttttttacaaagtcATGATTGGTACGACCCATTCATATACACATCAATcctgatttatattttatacacttcAATTCAAAACCTAGGTGTGTATGCTTCTTAAAAAAAGCTACCAAACATTGTCACTAGTTACTTTTTCCAAAGTTTTCGCAGTTTTACATTACTTTAATCACATATTTACAAACAAGATTGTAATGCACAAGACTTCTTAAAATTAGCCCAATTGTAGTGATATTTCATGATCATATAtgaaaactaaataataaaggttgaaaagtttataaataaagtgatattttggttagaaatatattaagtCTGTGGTAAAGTTCTGTCGTTTTTATCCCCTTAAGTTTGTAAAACaatgatttcttaaaagaTGGAATGTTCCTTTGTGGAATTTTATGGAATAAAGTTGCCTATATACAGACAAACTGTGCTTAGTGTTGCacatgttataaaaattaatcatgtTGTGGAAGGCCATCTGTGGTTTCtaacaatttataaagaatGCTGACAGAAATTCGAGTTCGTCTGTATATTGTAAACCACAGACTTCGAAACGAACAAATGGTAAAACCTGAGTTTCACCACAAATTAGTACTTATATCAAACTCTCGATGTAAAATAGTTCACTATGCTGCCGACTGCGTGATATTAGGTTATGTACactatacaatatttttttttatacttcattttaaatatcatagaACTTAAACTACGTACTAGGCGTTATTTCTTCATAAAGATTTATGCAATTGTCGCATCTACATTAAAAGTTAGGTTAGAAGTCTATAAAGTTCGAGCACGTAATCCCGCAGTTGGCGCATGTTCATTCTGCGTGATTCTGCGCTGGTATGTCGCGCAGCTACACTTATGATCACGTGGTTATGATACGTGGTTATGATACGTGGTCACGCGCGGGAATAAGAGGCTATTTGAAAAGGTGAAGCGTAATATGAATCACATTTCCcttaaaacgaaattaaatacttgaGAATAGAAATCCTGCATTGGTTGACAAAAGTGAGATTGATTTTTACAAACACAAATCTTGATTATAAACattgtattgtatatacaaaaattgtgattaaaaaaaattgatgacTTTGGTTGGGAAGTAATTAGTCTACCTTTACATAATCCTCACTTGGCACCATTGAACTGTTTTGATTAGTCCTGAATATTTTCAGacataaaaattctgtaaaattgcACAGTTCTATATTACAGTCAGAAGTAAAGTATAGGTTTATTTCACTATAGCTTCTCGTTGAGACATTGTAAAGGtcgaataaagaaaacgaCAGAAATTTCCCATAGACTGAGAACTATGTCCTCAGTAACACTCACACTTACCATGCGAGGAGCCAATTTGTTAGTTAATACTACATGCATTTCATTCATTGTGGTATGCATTCAGTTGTGGAGTTAAAATACTAGATGGCAGGTACAATGTTGTAATCAACtttggtaaaaatattatgtttcgCCAATAGAAGGTATTGATTACTTGAAAGACTATTTTGTTCATTTGATAACTtacgtgaaaattaatatatcacAGAGGTGTTAATGGAATCTTGTTTTcatatcataaatgcatgtaTAGTTTATATGTTCctaataagtaatttttttactagaTTGATCAATAGACTTTAAAAGGTGTATAAATTAGACGATTTAAAAGTTGTAGTAACGCCATCTAGTGTTGTAACCTTGCACCTTCCTATAGGCTGAAGCATAGTAAACATATGGTAAATCATTAGACGTATCGACCATGGATCACGCCAGCAGTTAACGTTAGTTACCGACAGAGGCATTACTAATTCTACTATTTCTCGCAAGGGTTCACTCCATACCTCATTCCAACTTCCATCTTCTTGTCTCACGCATCCAGTATAAATGTCTGCAAAAGCATGTGTTTTTGTTAGCAGTCCTCATCCCTCTAATTTTATCTAACTCGCTTCACATTACTCCACATCTTATATTAAACGACCTTGTGCTTCAGGCGGTGAGATTAggagtaaacattttttactacTAGATAGAACATAACACAGGTCTGGACACTTTATATGCATAGAGAAGAACATCCACTTTTTGGATCAAATatagtatttttcaaaaagtggatgTTTACAACAGTAGACGTTTAAACCTGTCTATAGTACCGTTCATTGATATAGTATCACAAGAGAGTAACGTGAATCGAGTTATTGGCTCCTCACGTGTCACGAATTAATGTTACCAGGTGTATACAcatagaattaaattagaaaacgaTAGGTATACAatggaaatacaaaatatctAATCAGATACCTGTGAAGATCGACGCAATGGAAGTATTCGAAGATTGTGCGAATGAAAATTAGTTACAAATATGGAGAATCgattagaaaatagaaaatagtaaaCCATGTATCGTACATTCTAATTATGTTCTCTGTATACTTtacacttttcttttctttcttataatatttaatcttttcCTTAACCGCAACAAAcgtatgtaataaatttagcCACTTTGATTAAAGTGAAAAATTCCGTATCATCCATATTCAACAACGCACGTGTCATACGTAAACATTAatgatatattacaaaaaaaatgttgacatcatcaaactattttattatttcagttgAAATCGATTGGTTCCGATTGATTCTTCAGTTACTAAGAAAGTTGTTTAATTAACATAACGAGGGCATGCACATTTGGAGTCAGTGATGTCTGCCGTTTGAGAGGAATACGACACGCTACACTAAGAAAGgttcttttataaaagaagCTTCAGTGAATTCGAGGGGTGAATTTGTCAGTCGATTTTGTAACTCTGGTTGCCATACAGCAGGGTTGGAGAAGATGCCCCTGGTAGACGGCAACCCGAATAACAGACCGACTAGTGGGTTTGCGTTAAATTGACCGAGAATGTAAACTCCAATTGAATGTTTTGTATTATGATAAATCACTCCGTACGAGGTCcatgaatttgtctaaacaaatgATGTCTTActatcgatgaaaatatacaaggtgtttcgtttaatgtGGAATTGTTAAGTATCTCACAGGGCGCGATGAAGTTACCGGGTGAACCCGCTAGTTGGTCTGTAACTCTGGTTGCCATCAATTAGGGGTAGAGAAGATGCTCCTGGTAGATGGCAACCAGTACATCAAGTTTGTATCATTAATCGAATTGacgttaaatgttttaaaagcATTTTGGCGCGAACGGAGCTGTATTCCCCGTAAATGGTACAGATCACTGACACCAGGTGTGCATTAATTTCTGAAGAATACTGATAACGTTTCCCGCATCCATACTTCTCCATACCGGTAACTAAAGAATATTATAGCTTTACATGGGATAAGTTATATGTATTGAGATGTTCGAATCGGTCTTATTGATCAAATTCAGGTTAAATTGATCAATATCTTTCGAGAATTTAAAAACTAACATTATCTTCACGCGTTTATTATTGATATAGTAAGAACACTCATTGTTCCGTTGTATTCCTTCACTACCGTCGttaatattcgataatttaaaaCTGATCAGTTCGTCTGAcattgatttcattttgacTACTTTACACCTTTATCGCACACCAAAGAGCTTATACGCCTTATAGTAGGGCAAACGGTTATTGAATCTCATTTAGCAGCTAGACGCGCGTGTCATCACAGCATTATTCGCGTTAAACATAATACTCGTTGACGTTAAGCGCGTCAGAATCGCATCCCTATACGCAACTCTCTTGAGTTGAAATTAACGGTGTGCGAACGGTGACAATTTCTATTGATGGATGATGCTTGCCACTCATCGTCGAGACGTTGAAGTCTTGGAATGCACCCTTCGTAGACAAAGGTGTTGGCGCACACGACGATCCATTGGAGACGTCAACTTTCGACGGTCTCGCGTTGTGGTCTATGCAAGCATAAATCGTCGCTTCTTT
This genomic interval carries:
- the LOC128878780 gene encoding WD repeat-containing protein 37, with product MPGEPSISTGSKASGKIKRISIPRVQSSTDTELQSQSGSTPLQPNALHYAAFRIDPDDSALPPALRCRLLDLFQQIEKEFEVLYTENLGLQEKIDTLNEKLERECYGSGERSLPHGDVADFTDTKSFSKQKSMAGNSAQKTKTTSNKLKAQTSKIVSSFKTPTMTCSMQREYSGHRDGVWEVSVGRLGQIIATASADHAARVWAVDSGRCLLQYIGHSGSVNSVRFHPTKELALTSSGDNSAHVWQAAVDWDFPKRQNSAEELSALSSDRNVSGVIPVNEEQEEPPTLRTPVRELLGHTGVVMAADWLPDAEQVVTASWDRTANLYDVETGEIIHTLCGHDQELSHVSTHHTQRLCVTSSKDSTFRLWDFREPIHSVSVFQAHTETVTSAVFTREDKIVSGSDDRSVKIWELRNIRSPLATIRGDSAANRLAVSSTGIVAIPHDNRQIRLFDLGGQRLARLPRTSRQGHRRMVSSVAWAEDSGVCNLFSSGFDRLVLGWSIVHLKEY
- the LOC128878803 gene encoding protein ARV1, with the translated sequence MYRCVNCGSEMEELYGRYYINVLKLLKCDACDELADKYIEYDPVTILVDLILLERKAYRHLLYNCDLKSCWKLVIIIWLVESFRNISLCDTTKGNTEISKTFQPTFDGRCNFYLVLFQTAFSLGAFIIVVILLTKIKWYFFPKKSNKNSTTHLWKALVIGGSCKLLGLLEITWGHIFPAPHYFLILGYTLLCLMTTYSVVSDSGKLESSIILGIAILVYNYASNFPTVIFGTLEIA
- the LOC128878795 gene encoding aldo-keto reductase family 1 member C18 — protein: MKIHSITLPSGHLMPALGFGTWQATDEDSLKKALNIALEAGYRHIDTAPVYYNEKIIGEVLKTWIDSGKIKRSDLFIVTKLPPSGNRPEDVEKWIKKSLQDLQLDYLDLYLIHTPFSFVDARDDYMPKDEEGKMKLDPTTDHVKVWAEMEKQVECGRTRAIGLSNFNTRQIERIQKSAKIKISMLQVELNLYFQQDKLAQFCKKEGIPITAYSPLGSRGLVKMMNKIEEIPDMLENDVVVEIAKTYKKTPAQVILRYILQSGFAVIPKSTNPQRIKENIQLFDWKLNSEDLEKLKSLDQGESARICDFSFFKGCSEHPEFPFKVYRN